In a single window of the Lebetimonas sp. JH292 genome:
- a CDS encoding ChbG/HpnK family deacetylase translates to MKQIFIHADDYGNTKHISEVICKCIDEGVLNSVSIIVNSDALDYSLQLIKNKNIRKVLHLNITEGKQLSKQNFHYLTDNKGCFFRSWQRLFFEYYFLWNEDKRKAIKEEIKEEFKNRIILYCQKLNTKDINIDSHQHFHTIPFITDILIELKNEMDIKILNIRVPKSDFVISISSFDDLVKYLGIPVFVFLLLNKLSNKMIKKFQKENIKHNDKFVNTLFCGDMKLKTIKKEINNAKNSNNIEILLHPGYISEEEAKEFEENQFKKWYLHKNRKKEKNLLLSKELQIFVNSFRYNL, encoded by the coding sequence ATGAAACAGATATTTATCCACGCAGATGACTATGGCAATACAAAACATATATCAGAAGTTATATGTAAATGTATAGATGAGGGGGTATTAAATTCTGTAAGTATTATTGTAAACAGTGATGCATTAGATTATTCACTGCAATTAATTAAAAATAAAAACATCAGAAAAGTGCTTCATCTAAACATCACAGAAGGCAAACAGCTTTCAAAACAAAATTTTCATTATTTAACCGATAACAAAGGATGTTTTTTTAGAAGTTGGCAAAGACTTTTTTTTGAATACTATTTTTTATGGAATGAAGATAAAAGAAAAGCTATAAAAGAGGAGATAAAAGAAGAGTTTAAAAATCGGATTATATTGTATTGTCAAAAGCTAAATACAAAAGATATAAATATTGATTCTCATCAGCATTTTCACACAATCCCTTTTATTACAGATATTTTAATTGAATTAAAAAATGAAATGGATATAAAGATTTTAAATATAAGAGTTCCCAAAAGTGATTTCGTAATATCTATTAGTTCATTTGATGATTTGGTAAAATATTTGGGAATACCTGTTTTTGTATTTTTGTTATTAAATAAATTATCAAACAAAATGATTAAAAAATTTCAAAAAGAAAATATAAAACATAATGATAAATTCGTTAATACCCTGTTTTGTGGAGATATGAAACTGAAAACTATCAAAAAAGAGATAAATAATGCAAAAAATTCCAATAATATAGAAATATTACTTCATCCCGGATATATTTCAGAAGAAGAAGCGAAAGAATTTGAAGAGAATCAGTTCAAAAAATGGTATCTGCATAAAAACAGAAAAAAAGAGAAAAATTTATTGTTGTCTAAAGAGTTACAAATTTTTGTAAATAGCTTTAGATACAATTTATAA
- a CDS encoding LssY C-terminal domain-containing protein: MDNPKHIIQPINIILISKLSLSEILNHDWIKNDIFGHNHISFREYINLLKDKVPPVSSLYFLGVSQNFAYQYKSNSLSKREHIRFWIFKDKNSSFKKYYATISFDNGYDFTFYHYFFTPIHKISKNIDKSRDFFYKYLKSRKDLNVSCKYIQTKCKIKEIKGDNEASEEQMFYTDGKILECNIK, translated from the coding sequence ATTGATAATCCAAAACATATAATACAGCCTATAAATATTATTTTAATCTCTAAATTATCTTTAAGTGAAATTCTAAATCATGACTGGATAAAAAACGATATTTTCGGTCATAATCATATCTCTTTTAGAGAATATATTAATCTTTTAAAAGATAAAGTACCGCCAGTAAGTTCATTATATTTTTTAGGTGTGTCTCAAAATTTTGCTTATCAGTATAAAAGTAATTCACTTTCTAAAAGAGAGCATATAAGATTTTGGATTTTTAAAGATAAAAACAGTTCATTTAAAAAATATTATGCAACAATTTCATTTGATAACGGATATGATTTTACTTTTTATCATTATTTTTTCACTCCTATTCATAAAATATCTAAAAATATCGATAAAAGCAGGGATTTTTTCTATAAATATCTAAAATCAAGAAAAGATTTAAATGTTAGTTGTAAATATATTCAGACAAAATGCAAAATAAAAGAGATAAAAGGCGACAATGAAGCAAGTGAAGAGCAGATGTTTTATACAGACGGTAAAATTTTGGAGTGTAATATAAAATGA
- a CDS encoding glycosyltransferase — MKKALFAISSLGLGHATRTLPVIKHFAKEYKIDIISYANALNFLKEELKEYNNINFIEIEDYPPLERGDGICYYLYLIQDLIKTNLIIKKENNFVKTSSQNYDFIFSDGRYGIYSKEIPSFLLSHQISFAVDNFFKYFKFLSDIGNILYFRNFNTVFIPDFEDIKFSLAGRLSHNYLTKFFNHKYIGILSSYKKMDLEKDIDYLFVISGYLLEKKEHFISKLIEEAKKLEGKKVFVLGDLTKNEIRQIKEHNITIYPNVTKELRLELFNRAKKIISRTGYTTIMDLVEIEKKAILFPTKNSSEQEYLARYHKHKGYFVIGDEDNFDLTELDAQTQNIKPFDFPSKTKEAINLIDKTVKSYFKKNFFSIIIPVHNEEKYLPKVFEKLSEIEYENYEIIAVENGSTDNSYKLLKEYEQKNNKFKVYKSKKGISIAKNEGLKHISQNSDYVIFLDCDTYFEKDFLNELNNFLNKNSNKPYYIGTTSIKPSDSNSIYDKLWFKIFDIFHKFTKTSYSIQIAKSDIAKKIGFDEELNFSEDLKFIKYLLIYGDFFFVNTDKVYSSTRRFIKNGYFKTVFEWILQAVMPKSKKRNKEYTIYR, encoded by the coding sequence ATGAAAAAAGCGCTTTTTGCAATAAGTTCACTTGGACTTGGACATGCAACAAGAACACTTCCTGTTATAAAACATTTTGCAAAAGAGTATAAAATTGATATTATAAGCTATGCAAATGCTTTGAATTTCTTAAAAGAGGAACTAAAAGAATATAATAATATTAATTTTATTGAAATTGAGGATTACCCTCCGCTTGAAAGAGGTGATGGAATTTGTTATTACCTTTATTTAATACAAGATTTGATAAAAACAAATTTAATAATAAAAAAAGAAAACAATTTTGTAAAAACCTCTTCGCAAAATTATGATTTTATTTTCAGTGACGGAAGATACGGAATTTATTCAAAAGAAATACCATCGTTTTTACTTTCTCATCAAATATCATTTGCAGTTGATAATTTTTTTAAATATTTTAAATTTTTAAGTGATATAGGTAATATTTTATATTTCAGGAATTTTAATACAGTTTTTATACCTGATTTTGAAGATATCAAATTTTCATTAGCCGGCAGACTTTCCCACAATTATCTAACCAAATTTTTTAATCATAAATACATAGGTATACTCTCTTCTTATAAAAAAATGGACTTGGAAAAAGACATAGACTATCTGTTTGTTATAAGCGGATATCTGTTAGAGAAAAAAGAACATTTTATATCAAAACTTATTGAAGAAGCTAAAAAACTTGAAGGTAAAAAGGTTTTTGTTTTAGGTGATCTTACAAAAAATGAAATTAGACAAATAAAAGAGCATAATATAACAATTTATCCAAATGTAACTAAAGAACTTAGACTTGAACTTTTCAACAGAGCTAAAAAAATAATTTCAAGAACAGGCTATACAACTATTATGGATTTGGTTGAAATTGAAAAAAAAGCAATTCTGTTTCCTACAAAAAACTCATCCGAACAGGAATATCTGGCCAGATATCATAAACATAAAGGATATTTTGTTATTGGAGATGAAGATAATTTTGATTTAACAGAACTTGACGCACAGACTCAAAACATAAAACCTTTTGATTTTCCATCAAAAACAAAAGAAGCCATTAATTTAATAGATAAAACCGTTAAATCGTATTTTAAAAAAAATTTTTTTTCAATTATTATCCCAGTGCATAATGAAGAAAAATATCTGCCAAAAGTTTTTGAAAAATTATCAGAAATTGAATATGAAAATTACGAAATTATTGCAGTTGAAAACGGCTCAACAGATAACAGCTATAAACTTTTAAAAGAATACGAACAAAAAAATAATAAATTTAAAGTTTATAAAAGCAAAAAAGGCATATCTATTGCAAAAAACGAAGGTTTGAAACATATTTCTCAAAACAGCGATTATGTTATTTTTTTAGACTGCGACACATATTTTGAAAAAGATTTTTTAAATGAGCTTAATAATTTTTTAAATAAAAACAGTAATAAACCTTATTATATAGGAACCACTTCAATAAAACCGTCTGATAGTAATTCAATTTATGATAAATTATGGTTTAAAATTTTTGACATTTTTCATAAATTTACTAAAACTTCATATTCTATTCAAATTGCAAAAAGCGATATTGCTAAAAAAATCGGGTTTGATGAAGAACTTAATTTTTCCGAAGATTTAAAATTTATAAAATATTTATTGATCTACGGTGATTTTTTCTTTGTAAATACAGATAAAGTTTATTCATCAACAAGACGTTTTATAAAAAACGGATATTTTAAAACTGTTTTTGAATGGATTTTACAGGCAGTTATGCCTAAAAGCAAAAAAAGAAATAAAGAATATACAATTTACAGATGA
- a CDS encoding DedA family protein, which produces MSELINHFIKILIEYKEIAYFILFFGSMLETVIGFSFFIYGEIVFLSGAILAGMGILNIWIVTFVLYLGGIVGDNISYFLGRKYGMQLYFLNIL; this is translated from the coding sequence ATGAGCGAATTAATAAATCATTTTATAAAAATATTAATTGAATACAAAGAAATAGCGTATTTTATTTTATTTTTCGGTTCTATGCTTGAGACCGTTATAGGTTTTTCGTTTTTTATTTACGGAGAAATTGTTTTTTTAAGCGGCGCAATTTTGGCCGGAATGGGAATACTAAATATCTGGATTGTAACATTTGTTTTATATCTTGGAGGGATAGTTGGAGATAATATAAGCTATTTTTTAGGCAGAAAATATGGAATGCAGTTATACTTTTTAAATATTTTATAA